In Heptranchias perlo isolate sHepPer1 chromosome 38, sHepPer1.hap1, whole genome shotgun sequence, a single window of DNA contains:
- the cyp1a gene encoding cytochrome P450 1A1, which translates to MTLSIGTGLVAVSVTEVFVGLAVFCAMFLLISAHRNKVPKGLKKPPGPPTLPLIGHGLALGANPHLTLTALSEKYGDIFQIQIGTRPVLVLSGLDTLKQALIKQGDEFSGRPSLYSFRFINHGNSMTFSSDYTEVWKLRRKLAQNALRTFSAEECKSSTHSCLLEEHVSSEAQHLIQIFADVMKTRGSFDPVRYIVVSVANVICALCFGKRYSHDDQDLLNIVNVSDEFGKTVASGNPADFIPILRFLPNYSMAKFIAINNRFINFVKNIVIEHYRTFDKDNIRDITDSLIEHCQDKKVDENANIQISDEKIVGIVNDLFGAGFDTITTALSWAVMYLVSYPDIQKRLHEEIDENIGKDRSPRISDKLLLPYTEAFIAETFRHSSFLPFTIPHCTTKDTAINGYFIPKSTCVFVNQWQVNHDKTLWENPFTFCPDRFLNPDGKSINKAESEKVLLFGMGKRRCIGESIGRVEVFLFFTTLIQQLRFEKKPGQDIDMTPEYGLTMKPKRCDVLAVQRFPSKASE; encoded by the exons ATGACTCTGAGCATTGGGACTGGACTGGTGGCCGTTTCGGTCACTGAAGTGTTCGTCGGCCTGGCGGTGTTCTGCGCGATGTTCCTGCTCATCAGTGCCCACAGAAATAAGGTACCGAAGGGTCTGAAAAAGCCACCGGGTCCCCCCACACTGCCACTGATCGGGCACGGCCTAGCGTTGGGAGCAAACCCCCATCTGACTTTGACTGCCTTGAGCGAGAAGTACGGAGACATCTTTCAGATCCAGATAGGCACCCGGCCGGTGCTGGTCCTCAGCGGACTGGACACCTTGAAGCAAGCGTTGATCAAGCAAGGGGATGAGTTTTCCGGACGCCCATCCCTTTACAGTTTCAGGTTCATCAACCACGGCAACAGCATGACCTTCAGCAGCGATTACACCGAAGTCTGGAAACTGCGCCGAAAGCTGGCGCAAAATGCGCTGCGCACCTTTTCGGCGGAGGAGTGTAAAAGTTCCACCCACTCGTGCCTCTTGGAGGAGCACGTCTCCAGCGAAGCGCAGCACCTGATCCAGATCTTCGCGGATGTGATGAAGACGAGAGGCAGCTTCGACCCGGTGAGGTACATCGTGGTGTCGGTGGCCAATGTCATTTGCGCCCTGTGCTTCGGCAAGCGCTACAGCCACGATGACCAGGACCTCCTGAACATTGTGAACGTCAGCGACGAGTTTGGAAAAACGGTAGCTTCGGGCAACCCGGCCGATTTCATCCCAATCTTGAGATTCTTACCAAACTATTCCATGGCCAAATTTATCGCCATAAACAACAGATTTATAAATTTCGTTAAGAACATTGTAATCGAACATTACCGCACGTTTGACAAG GATAACATACGGGATATAACCGATTCCCTGATTGAACATTGTCAGGACAAGAAAGTGGACGAAAATGCCAACATTCAAATATCTGATGAAAAAATCGTCGGCATCGTGAATGATTTATTCGGAGCTG GTTTCGACACCATAACCACGGCGCTCTCCTGGGCTGTTATGTACCTGGTCTCATATCCTGACATTCAGAAGAGATTGCATGAGGAAATAG ATGAGAACATTGGCAAAGACCGAAGTCCAAGAATATCAGACAAGCTATTATTACCCTACACAGAAGCTTTCATTGCGGAGACCTTCCGACACTCGTCCTTTCTACCATTCACCATTCCTCATTG CACAACAAAAGACACAGCAATTAATGGATATTTTATCCCTAAAAGTACGTGCGTTTTTGTGAATCAGTGGCAAGTGAATCATGACAA GACACTCTGGGAAAACCCATTCACTTTCTGCCCGGACCGATTCCTAAACCCCGACGGAAAAAGCATCAACAAAGCGGAAAGCGAAAAGGTGCTGCTGTTCGGCATGGGTAAAAGGAGGTGCATTGGAGAGTCCATTGGCCGCGTAGAAGTCTTCTTATTTTTTACTACCCTTATCCAACAGCTGCGGTTTGAGAAAAAGCCAGGGCAGGACATCGACATGACACCGGAATACGGACTGACCATGAAGCCCAAGAGGTGTGACGTGCTGGCGGTGCAGCGTTTCCCTTCCAAGGCCTCTGAATGA